One Brassica napus cultivar Da-Ae chromosome C4, Da-Ae, whole genome shotgun sequence genomic region harbors:
- the LOC106449267 gene encoding GDSL esterase/lipase At5g45920: MRPKIVLFGDSITEESFGDGGWGASLADLLRRKADVVLRGYSGYNTRWALKVMERVFQAAGDGGAYPSAVTVFFGANDACLPERCSGFQHVPLLEYKQNLRSIVSFLKNRWPRTVIILITPPPIDEEARLRYPYIENTIGLPERTNEAAGTYAKTCVAVASECQIPAIDLWSKMQQIPNWQIECLWDGLHLSRVGNKVVFEEVTNTLKGEGIGAEDLVVDLPLIEDVDPKKPLTAFDEL; this comes from the exons atgaGGCCTAAGATCGTTCTTTTTGGCGATTCCATCACTGAAGAATCATTTGGCGACGGTGGCTGGGGAGCTTCTCTCGCCGATCTTCTCCGCCGCAAG GCTGATGTGGTGTTACGAGGATACAGTGGATATAACACGAGATGGGCGTTAAAAGTGATGGAGAGAGTTTTTCAGGCAGCGGGAGACGGCGGAGCATATCCATCGGCAGTGACTGTATTTTTTGGAGCCAACGATGCGTGTCTGCCGGAAAGATGCTCGGGGTTTCAGCATGTGCCACTTCTCGAATATAAACAGAATCTTCGCTCAATTGTTTCGTTTCTCAAG AATCGTTGGCCACGAACGGTCATTATTCTTATAACTCCACCACCAATCGACGAAGAGGCTCGGCTCCG ATATCCTTATATCGAAAACACTATAGGCTTGCCAGAAAGAACAAACGAAGCAGCAGGAACATACGCAAAAACGTGTGTAGCCGTAGCTAGTGAATGCCAAATCCCAGCGATCGATCTTTGGTCCAAGATGCAGCAAATTCCGAACTGGCAAATTGAATGTCTATG GGACGGTTTACATTTGAGTCGGGTCGGGAACAAAGTGGTTTTTGAAGAAGTTACAAATACGCTTAAAGGAGAAGGTATTGGAGCTGAGGACTTAGTTGTGGATCTTCCCCTCATTGAAGACGTTGACCCAAAGAAACCTCTCACGGCCTTTGATGAGTTATGA
- the LOC106445441 gene encoding proteasome subunit alpha type-3, translating into MSSIGTGYDLSVTTFSPDGRVFQIEYAAKAVDNSGTVVGIKCKDGIVMGVEKLIASKMMLPRSNRRIHSVHRHAGMAVAGLAADGRQIVARAKSEARSYESVYGDAVPVKELSERVASYVHLCTLYWWLRPFGCGVILGGYDKDGPQLYMIEPSGISYRYFGAAIGKGKQAAKTEIEKLKLSEMTCKEGVIEVAKIIYKLHDEAKDKAFELEMSWICEDSKREHQKVPDDLLEEAKTAAKTALEEMDAD; encoded by the exons ATGAGTAGCATTGGAACTGGATACGATCTCTCAGTGACGACTTTCTCCCCCGATGGCCGTGTTTTCCAGATCGAGTACGCCGCCAAAGCCGTCGACAACAGTGG AACCGTTGTTGGAATCAAGTGCAAGGACGGGATCGTAATG GGTGTGGAGAAACTTATTGCTTCGAAGATGATGCTACCACGATCTAACCGCAGAATCCATTCTGTTCACCGTCATGCTGGCATG GCTGTTGCTGGGCTTGCAGCTGATGGCAGGCAAATTGTTGCAAGGGCCAAATCTGAAGCCAGAAGTTATGAGAG tgtttatgGGGACGCTGTGCCAGTGAAGGAACTTTCAGAGCGTGTTGCAAGCTACGTGCATTTGTGTACCCTTTATTGGTGGCTCAGGCCTTTTGGATGCGGGGTCATTCTCGGGGGTTATGATAAAGATGGACCTCAGTTGTACATGATTGAGCCATCGGGGATATCATAC AGGTATTTTGGTGCTGCCATTGGCAAAGGCAAACAAGCTGCTAAAAC GGAAATTGAGAAACTGAAATTATCTGAGATGACATGCAAGGAAGGCGTTATTGAAGTGGCGAAAAT CATTTACAAGCTACATGACGAAGCCAAAGACAAGGCATTTGAATTGGAGATGAGCTGGATATGTGAGGACTCAAAACGAGAGCATCAGAAG GTCCCTGATGATCTTCTGGAAGAAGCAAAGACGGCAGCTAAAACTGCACTCGAGGAGATGGATGCTGACTAA
- the LOC106445443 gene encoding protein argonaute 4, translated as MDASTGNGAELESANGSGVSDALPPPPPIIPPNVEPVRVQTEVAVKKNLRVPMDRTGFGSKGQKIQLLTNHFGVKVANLQGFFYHYSVALFYDDGRPVEQKGVGRKVLDKVHETYHSDLDGKQFAYDGEKTLFTFGALPSNKMDFSVVLEEVSSARTTGNASPNGNEEPSDGDRKRLRRPNRSKSFRVEISYAAKIPLQALANAMRGQESENSQEAIRVLDIILRQHAARQGCLLVRQSFFHNDPSNCEPVGGNILGCRGFHSSFRTTQGGMSLNMDVTTTMIIKPGPLVDFVIANQGAKDPFTVDWSKAKRTLKNLRIKVSPSNQEYRITGMSDKPCREQTFEYRPRNAPKNENGESETIEITVYDYFLRERNLELQYSADLPCVNVGRPKRPTYIPLEHCTLIPLQRYTKALNTFQRSALVEKSRQKPQERMNVLSKALKVSNYDAEPLLRSCGISISSNFTQVEGRVLPAPKLKMGRGDELFPRNGRWNFNNKQFVEPTKIDKWAVANFSARCNVRQLVDDLIRIGGMKGIEIAAPFDVFEEGHQFRRAPPMIRVEKMFEEIQSKLPGAPQFLLCLLPERKNCDIYGPWKKKNLTEYGIVTQCMAPVRQPNDQYLTNCLLKINAKLGGLNSMLSVERTPAFTVISKVPTIILGMDVSHGSPGQSDVPSIAAVVSSRQWPLVSKYRASVRTQPSKAEMIESLVKKNGTEDDGIIKELLVDFYTSSGKRKPEHIIIFRDGVSESQFNQVLNIELDQIIEACKLLDENWNPKFLLLVAQKNHHTKFFQPNSPDNVPPGTIIDNKICHPKNNDFYLCAHAGMIGTTRPTHYHVLYDEIHFSPDELQELVHSLSYVYQRSTTAISVVAPICYAHLAAAQLGTFMKFEDQSETSSSHGGVTAPGPVSVAQLPKLKDNVANSMFFC; from the exons ATGGATGCTAGTACCGGTAATGGAGCTGAGCTCGAGTCAGCAAATGGGAGTGGGGTTTCCGACGCGctgcctcctcctccaccgaTCATACCTCCCAACGTGGAGCCTGTGAGGGTTCAAACCGAAGTTGCAGTGAAGAAGAACCTAAGAGTACCTATGGATCGTACTGGCTTTGGATCAAAGGGTCAGAAGATTCAACTTTTGACTAATCACTTCGGAGTCAAAGTTGCTAATCTTCAGGGATTCTTCTACCACTACAGC GTGGCGCTCTTCTATGATGATGGGCGTCCTGTTGAGCAGAAAGGGGTTGGAAGAAAAGTCCTAGACAAGGTTCATGAGACGTACCACTCGGATCTTGATGGCAAGCAGTTTGCCTACGATGGAGAGAAGACGCTGTTCACTTTTGGAGCCTTGCCCAGCAACAAAATGGATTTCTCCGTGGTCCTTGAGGAAGTTTCTTCCGCCAG GACTACTGGAAACGCAAGTCCCAACGGGAATGAAGAGCCAAGTGACGGTGACAGAAAAAGACTTCGTCGGCCTAACCGTTCCAAGAGCTTCAGAGTCGAGATCAGTTATGCTGCCAAGATACCTCTACAGGCTCTAGCCAATGCCATGCGTGGGCAGGAATCCGAGAATTCACAGGAGGCAATAAGGGTCTTGGACATCATCCTTCGTCAGCATGCAGCAAGACA AGGTTGCCTACTTGTGAGACAGTCATTTTTTCACAATGACCCGAGTAACTGTGAACCTGTTGGTGGTAACATCTTGGGATGTAGAGGGTTCCATTCGAGTTTCAGGACAACGCAGGGTGGAATGTCACTTAACATGG ATGTGACAACTACAATGATAATCAAGCCTGGTCCGCTTGTTGACTTTGTTATTGCTAATCAAGGTGCAAAGGATCCTTTTACTGTTGACTGGTCTAAG GCTAAAAGAACACTTAAGAACCTGAGGATTAAAGTCAGCCCTTCAAACCAGGAGTACAGGATCACTGGCATGAGTGACAAGCCTTGCAGGGAACAAAC GTTTGAATATAGACCAAGGAACGCACCCAAGAATGAAAACGGAGAGTCTGAAACTATTGAGATAACAGTGTATGACTACTTCCTCAGAGAACGGAACCTGGAGTTGCAGTATTCTGCTGACTTGCCGTGCGTCAATGTTGGGAGGCCAAAGCGACCAACCTATATTCCTCTTGAG CACTGCACATTGATTCCCCTTCAGAGGTACACAAAGGCTCTGAACACTTTCCAAAGATCTGCCCTGGTTGAGAAATCTAGACAGAAGCCGCAAGAGAGGATGAATGTTCTGTCAAAG GCGCTGAAAGTGAGCAACTATGACGCTGAACCTCTCCTGCGTTCATGTGGCATTTCTATCAGCTCCAACTTTACTCAGGTGGAGGGTCGTGTTCTGCCAGCTCCCAAG ctGAAAATGGGACGTGGAGATGAACTGTTTCCGAGAAATGGTCGCTGGAATTTCAACAACAAG CAATTTGTTGAGCCAACCAAGATTGATAAATGGGCTGTAGCAAATTTCTCCGCTCGCTGTAACGTACGTCAACTTGTTGATGATCTAATCCGAATTGGTGGAATGAAAGGAATT GAAATTGCTGCCCCCTTTGATGTGTTTGAGGAAGGTCATCAGTTTCGCCGTGCCCCTCCTATGATTCGTGTAGAGAAGATGTTTGAAGAGATCCAGTCTAAGCTCCCTGGTGCTCCTCAGTTCCTTCTGTGTCTCCTCCCCGAAAGGAAGAACTGCGACATTTACg GGCCatggaagaagaaaaacttaaCTGAATACGGCATCGTTACTCAGTGTATGGCTCCGGTGAGGCAACCTAATGATCAGTATCTTACCAACTGTCTTCTGAAGATCAACGCCAAG CTTGGTGGCCTCAACTCCATGTTGAGTGTTGAGCGAACTCCGGCTTTCACAGTAATTTCTAAGGTTCCAACCATCATCCTAGGGATGGATGTTTCACATGGATCTCCTGGACAGTCTGATGTCCCCTCCATTGCTGCG GTGGTGAGTTCAAGGCAGTGGCCTCTAGTCTCGAAATACAGAGCATCTGTTCGCACACAGCCTTCAAAAGCTGAGATGATTGAGTCACTTGTCAAGAAGAATGGAACTGAAGATGATGGCATAATCAA GGAGTTGCTTGTAGATTTCTACACCAGCTCTGGTAAGAGAAAGCCAGAGCATATCATAATCTTCAG GGATGGTGTTAGTGAATCTCAGTTCAACCAGGTCCTGAACATTGAGCTCGATCAGATCATTGAG GCCTGCAAGCTTCTAGATGAGAACTGGAACCCAAAGTTCCTCTTGTTGGTGGCGCAAAAGAATCACCACACCAAGTTTTTCCAGCCAAACTCTCCTGACAACGTTCCTCCAG GGACAATCATCGACAACAAAATCTGTCACCCAAAGAACAATGATTTCTACCTCTGTGCGCACGCTGGGATGATT GGAACAACACGTCCTACGCATTACCACGTCCTGTATGATGAGATTCATTTCTCGCCTGATGAGCTTCAAGAGCTCGTCCACTCGCTCTCTTACGT GTACCAAAGAAGCACAACCGCCATCTCTGTTG TTGCACCGATCTGCTATGCTCACTTGGCAGCTGCTCAGCTAGGAACGTTCATGAAGTTTGAAGATCAGTCTGAGACGTCCTCGAGCCATGGTGGCGTGACAGCTCCAGGACCGGTCTCTGTTGCGCAGCTCCCTAAACTCAAAGACAACGTCGCCAACTCCATGTTCTTCTGTTAG
- the LOC106445444 gene encoding calmodulin-7 gives MADQLTDDQISEFKEAFSLFDKDGDGCITTKELGTVMRSLGQNPTEAELQDMINEVDADGNGTIDFPEFLNLMARKMKDTDSEEELKEAFRVFDKDQNGFISAAELRHVMTNLGEKLTDEEVDEMIREADVDGDGQINYEEFVKVMMAKRRRKRSMAGNPSSSTERKEERRRRKSHCRIL, from the exons aTGGCCGATCAGCTCACCGATGATCAGATCTCCGAGTTTAAAGAAGCTTTCAGCCTTTTCGACAAGGACGGAGATG GTTGCATCACAACGAAAGAGTTAGGCACAGTGATGAGGTCACTCGGACAGAACCCGACAGAAGCAGAGCTTCAAGACATGATCAACGAAGTCGACGCGGACGGGAACGGAACCATAGACTTTCCCGAGTTTCTCAACCTGATGGCTCGTAAGATGAAGGACACCGATTCCGAGGAAGAGCTCAAGGAGGCTTTCAGGGTTTTCGACAAGGACCAGAACGGTTTCATCTCCGCTGCGGAGCTGAGGCACGTGATGACCAATTTGGGGGAGAAGTTGACTGATGAAGAGGTGGATGAGATGATCAGAGAAGCTGACGTTGATGGAGATGGTCAGATCAATTATGAAGAGTTTGTCAAAGTTATGATGGCAAA GAGAAGACGTAAGAGGAGTATGGCGGGGAATCCTAGCAGCAGTACTGAACGCAAAGAAGAGAGACGTCGCCGTAAAAGTCATTGCCGTATTCTCTGA